Proteins co-encoded in one Listeria ivanovii subsp. ivanovii genomic window:
- a CDS encoding ATP synthase subunit I, whose translation MLESLIGMYHRHQKYMVIFIGVCLCGWFLTPYIHIFLGLKLGLIVGWFNYWLLMRRTQSMTRAVAENRSFYGMGMTVRMGSVLFATIIATQLPEYFHVYSMVIGLGLAYAIIFLDFFAYSMYRRKKFLQREG comes from the coding sequence ATGTTAGAATCGCTAATTGGCATGTATCATCGTCACCAAAAGTATATGGTTATTTTTATTGGTGTTTGTCTTTGTGGATGGTTTTTAACCCCTTATATACATATTTTTCTTGGGCTTAAACTGGGATTAATCGTCGGCTGGTTTAACTACTGGTTATTAATGAGAAGAACACAATCAATGACTAGAGCTGTGGCTGAAAATCGTTCTTTTTATGGTATGGGAATGACAGTCAGAATGGGAAGTGTGCTATTTGCTACAATTATAGCGACGCAACTGCCGGAATATTTTCATGTTTATAGCATGGTAATCGGACTCGGGCTTGCATATGCCATTATTTTTCTAGATTTTTTTGCATATTCCATGTACCGCAGAAAAAAGTTTTTACAAAGAGAGGGGTGA
- the thrB gene encoding homoserine kinase yields MHIRVPATTANLGPGFDSCGLALTLYLTLDIGEPAMNWYIEHNIGGGIPHDETNVIIETALNLAPNLTPHHLVMTCDIPPARGLGSSSAAVVAGIELANILGELNLSKEEKVRIAAEIEGHPDNVAPAVLGNWVVGAKLDGEDFYVRHLFPDCALIAFIPKTELLTSESRDVLPDTLPFREAVKASSIANVMIAAILRNDMKLAGEMMERDLWHEKYRSKLVPHLPQIRKIAKKQGAYAACLSGAGPTVLVFAPRSTAQNIQISLRNLEIDADVLLLDVEGSGAEIFR; encoded by the coding sequence ATGCATATTCGTGTCCCAGCAACTACCGCCAATCTTGGTCCGGGTTTTGATTCATGTGGCTTGGCTTTGACGCTCTATCTAACGTTAGATATCGGTGAACCCGCTATGAATTGGTATATTGAACACAATATTGGTGGGGGCATTCCGCATGATGAGACAAACGTTATTATCGAAACTGCACTAAATCTTGCACCCAATTTAACGCCGCACCATTTAGTGATGACTTGTGATATCCCTCCCGCCCGTGGACTTGGTAGTAGTTCTGCTGCAGTTGTTGCAGGAATTGAACTAGCAAATATATTAGGCGAACTAAACCTTTCTAAAGAAGAAAAAGTGCGAATTGCAGCTGAAATTGAAGGGCATCCAGATAATGTCGCGCCAGCCGTCCTAGGTAACTGGGTAGTAGGTGCAAAATTAGATGGAGAAGATTTCTATGTGCGCCACCTCTTCCCAGATTGCGCTTTAATTGCCTTTATTCCTAAAACAGAACTACTAACTTCTGAAAGTAGGGATGTGTTACCTGATACACTTCCATTTAGAGAAGCAGTGAAAGCTAGTAGTATTGCAAATGTCATGATTGCAGCCATTTTACGTAATGATATGAAACTTGCTGGTGAAATGATGGAACGAGATTTATGGCATGAAAAATATCGCAGTAAGTTAGTTCCTCATTTACCACAAATTCGAAAAATCGCTAAAAAACAAGGTGCATATGCAGCCTGTTTGAGTGGTGCTGGACCAACCGTTTTGGTTTTTGCCCCTCGCTCTACAGCTCAAAATATCCAAATCTCACTACGAAACTTAGAAATCGATGCGGATGTGCTTCTCCTAGATGTGGAAGGCAGTGGCGCAGAAATTTTTCGTTAA
- a CDS encoding low molecular weight protein arginine phosphatase produces the protein MKVLFVCTGNTCRSPLAEKILQDLRPDIDVRSAGTRAITGERVSEKSKQILLQMGLDSDHQAKKVTQTDIDWANEIYVMTKAHLIELKNLFPKASNKIKLVTMDETDIPDPYGGSIEQYEITYYELKSAISERFL, from the coding sequence ATGAAGGTATTATTTGTATGTACTGGAAATACATGTCGAAGTCCTTTAGCTGAAAAGATTTTACAAGATTTAAGACCAGATATTGACGTTCGTTCAGCGGGAACTCGTGCCATTACAGGTGAGCGCGTATCAGAAAAATCTAAACAAATTCTTTTACAAATGGGTTTAGATTCTGATCACCAAGCTAAGAAAGTCACCCAAACTGATATCGACTGGGCTAACGAAATTTATGTGATGACAAAAGCCCACTTAATTGAACTAAAAAACCTTTTTCCGAAAGCTAGTAATAAAATAAAACTAGTGACAATGGATGAAACGGATATTCCGGACCCATATGGTGGATCTATCGAGCAATATGAAATTACTTATTATGAACTAAAAAGTGCAATTTCCGAACGTTTTTTATAA
- a CDS encoding thymidine kinase — translation MAQLFFRYGSMNSGKTIEILKVAHNYEEQNKSVVIFTSGIDDRDQVGFISSRIGLKREAIPIFSDTNIYEIVAKITPKPSCVLLDESQFLEKEHVFQLAKIVDDLNIPVIAYGLKNDFRNELFEGSKYLLLYADKLEEMKTICWFCAKKATMVLRVDDKGKPVYTGEQIMIGGNDHYYPVCRKCHAHPPIK, via the coding sequence ATGGCACAATTATTTTTCCGTTATGGTTCCATGAATAGTGGGAAAACCATTGAAATTCTAAAAGTCGCACATAATTACGAAGAACAAAATAAATCAGTGGTCATCTTTACATCTGGAATTGATGACAGAGATCAAGTCGGTTTCATTTCCAGTCGAATCGGATTAAAACGTGAAGCAATCCCTATTTTTAGCGATACAAATATTTACGAGATAGTAGCAAAAATCACGCCTAAGCCAAGTTGTGTTTTGTTAGACGAATCACAGTTTTTAGAAAAAGAACATGTTTTTCAATTAGCAAAAATTGTAGACGATTTAAATATTCCCGTTATTGCGTATGGCTTAAAAAATGATTTTCGGAATGAACTTTTCGAAGGCTCCAAATATTTGTTATTATATGCAGATAAATTAGAAGAAATGAAAACAATTTGCTGGTTTTGCGCGAAAAAAGCAACGATGGTACTTCGCGTCGATGACAAAGGTAAACCAGTTTATACAGGCGAGCAAATTATGATTGGCGGGAATGACCATTACTATCCAGTGTGTCGCAAATGCCACGCCCATCCACCAATAAAATAA
- the glyA gene encoding serine hydroxymethyltransferase, translating to MVYLQRQDKEVFDAIKLELGRQRANIELIASENFVSEQVMEAMGSVLTNKYAEGYPGKRYYGGCEFVDIVEDLARDRAKKLFGAEYANVQPHSGAQANMAVYHAVLEPGDTVLGMNLSHGGHLTHGSPVNFSGALYNFVEYGVREDTKQIDYDIVREAALKHKPKMIVAGASAYPRSIDFAKFREIADEVGAYLMVDMAHIAGLVAAGLHQNPVPYADFTTTTTHKTLRGPRGGMILAKAEWEAKLNKSIFPGIQGGPLMHVIAAKAVAFGEALQPEFTIYCEQIIRNSKKLAETLEANNVPVLTGGSDNHLLLIDLKPLGLTGKAAEKVLDEVGITVNKNTIPFETESPFVTSGIRVGVAAVTTRGFDEVAIEKVGVLISEVLHNLEDEEVLAGVKARVATLTNEYPLYPSL from the coding sequence ATGGTCTATTTACAAAGGCAAGATAAGGAAGTTTTTGATGCAATTAAGTTAGAACTTGGTAGACAACGTGCAAATATCGAATTAATCGCATCTGAAAATTTTGTTAGTGAGCAAGTAATGGAAGCAATGGGGTCTGTACTAACGAATAAATATGCAGAAGGCTATCCAGGAAAACGTTACTACGGCGGATGTGAATTTGTTGATATCGTGGAAGATTTAGCGCGTGACCGGGCGAAGAAATTATTTGGTGCTGAATATGCTAATGTCCAACCTCACTCAGGTGCTCAAGCGAATATGGCAGTTTACCATGCTGTCCTTGAACCAGGCGATACAGTTCTTGGTATGAACCTTTCACATGGGGGGCATTTAACCCATGGTAGTCCAGTGAATTTTAGCGGTGCTTTATACAATTTTGTTGAATATGGTGTTCGTGAAGATACGAAACAAATTGATTATGATATTGTTCGTGAGGCAGCTCTAAAACATAAACCAAAAATGATTGTTGCTGGGGCAAGCGCATATCCTCGAAGCATTGATTTTGCGAAATTCCGTGAAATCGCGGATGAAGTCGGCGCGTATTTAATGGTTGATATGGCGCATATCGCTGGTCTTGTTGCAGCGGGATTACACCAAAATCCGGTGCCTTACGCTGATTTTACAACAACTACCACACATAAAACGCTTCGTGGACCTCGCGGCGGAATGATTTTAGCAAAAGCAGAATGGGAAGCGAAATTAAATAAATCCATTTTTCCAGGGATTCAAGGTGGCCCGCTAATGCACGTTATAGCAGCAAAAGCAGTGGCGTTTGGCGAAGCACTCCAACCAGAATTCACGATATATTGTGAACAAATTATTCGTAACTCGAAAAAATTAGCAGAAACTTTAGAAGCGAACAATGTTCCAGTTTTAACCGGCGGATCGGATAATCATTTATTATTAATTGATTTAAAACCGCTTGGCTTAACTGGGAAAGCTGCCGAAAAAGTGCTGGATGAAGTTGGTATTACCGTTAATAAAAACACGATTCCGTTTGAAACAGAAAGTCCTTTTGTAACAAGTGGTATTCGCGTAGGTGTAGCAGCTGTAACTACACGTGGCTTTGATGAAGTTGCTATCGAAAAAGTTGGCGTCCTGATTTCAGAAGTACTTCACAATTTAGAAGATGAAGAAGTTTTAGCTGGTGTGAAGGCGCGCGTAGCTACTTTAACTAATGAATATCCGCTTTATCCAAGTTTATAA
- the thrC gene encoding threonine synthase, which produces MYKGLLEKYKEYLPVTENTPMISLAEGNTPLIPLPNLSKELGVTLYGKYEGLNPTGSFKDRGMVMAVAKAKEEGAEAVICASTGNTSAAAAAYATRAGLKAYIVIPEGKVALGKLAQAVMYGADIISIQGNFDEALKSVRKLAETEAVTLVNSVNPYRLEGQKTAAFEICEQLGSAPDVLAIPVGNAGNISAYWKGFKEWNAAHNSGLPRMHGFEAEGAAAIVQGKPIANPETIATAIRIGNPASWGLAETARDESDGYIHSVTDDEIVNAYKKIAAQDGVFIEPGSAASLAGVIQHVANGTIKKGETVVCVFTGNGLKDPDTAMSVHEIPVSHVDDIEAMRAHLRGGVKA; this is translated from the coding sequence ATGTATAAAGGATTACTCGAAAAATATAAAGAATATCTACCGGTAACAGAAAACACACCAATGATTTCACTTGCGGAAGGGAATACTCCATTAATTCCGCTACCAAATTTGTCCAAAGAACTAGGTGTCACTTTATACGGGAAATATGAAGGCTTAAATCCAACTGGTTCATTTAAAGACCGCGGAATGGTTATGGCTGTAGCTAAAGCGAAAGAAGAAGGTGCGGAAGCCGTTATTTGTGCTTCCACAGGGAATACTTCAGCGGCAGCGGCAGCATACGCAACACGTGCGGGGCTAAAAGCGTACATTGTTATCCCAGAAGGTAAAGTTGCACTTGGAAAATTAGCGCAAGCAGTTATGTATGGTGCAGATATTATTTCGATTCAAGGGAATTTTGATGAAGCATTAAAGTCTGTTCGAAAACTTGCTGAAACAGAAGCTGTAACGCTAGTAAACTCTGTGAATCCTTACCGTTTAGAAGGACAAAAAACAGCTGCATTTGAAATTTGTGAGCAGCTAGGTTCAGCACCTGATGTCCTTGCTATTCCAGTAGGGAACGCGGGAAATATATCGGCATATTGGAAAGGTTTTAAAGAATGGAATGCTGCCCATAATTCTGGTCTTCCACGAATGCACGGTTTTGAAGCTGAGGGTGCGGCTGCGATTGTTCAGGGCAAGCCAATTGCTAATCCAGAGACGATTGCTACAGCGATTCGTATTGGTAACCCAGCTAGTTGGGGACTTGCTGAGACGGCTCGTGATGAGTCTGATGGTTACATTCACTCTGTTACCGATGATGAAATAGTAAATGCCTATAAAAAAATCGCTGCACAAGATGGAGTCTTCATCGAACCAGGTTCTGCTGCTTCTTTAGCGGGTGTAATTCAGCACGTAGCAAATGGTACCATCAAGAAAGGTGAGACGGTAGTTTGTGTGTTCACTGGAAACGGATTAAAAGATCCAGATACAGCAATGAGTGTGCATGAGATCCCGGTTTCCCATGTGGATGATATTGAAGCAATGCGTGCACACCTTCGCGGAGGAGTGAAAGCTTAA
- the prfA gene encoding peptide chain release factor 1, with translation MYDRLQAVEDRYDELNELLSDPDVVSDPKRLRDLSKEQSGITATVETYREYKNVNAQIEETKELLSEKLDDDMREMAKEEFAELQKEKVDLEERLKLLLVPKDPNDDKNVILEIRGAAGGDEAALFAGDLFRMYSKYAESRGWKVEIMDANPTGIGGYKEIIAMMNGNDAFSRMKYENGAHRVQRVPETESGGRIHTSTATVAILPEAEEVEIELHDKDIRTDTFASTGAGGQSVNTTMSAVRLTHIPTGIVVSMQDERSQLKNKDKAMKVLRARVYDKFEREAREEYDANRKSAVGTGDRSERIRTYNYPQNRVTDHRIGLTIQKLDQIMEGKLDEIIDALILEDQTSKLEHLNDAN, from the coding sequence ATGTATGATCGATTACAAGCGGTGGAAGACCGTTACGATGAACTAAACGAACTACTTAGTGATCCTGATGTAGTATCTGACCCAAAAAGACTACGAGATTTATCCAAAGAACAATCCGGAATTACGGCTACAGTAGAAACGTATCGTGAATATAAAAACGTGAATGCACAAATTGAAGAAACGAAAGAACTTTTAAGCGAAAAACTTGATGACGATATGCGTGAAATGGCAAAAGAAGAATTTGCAGAACTTCAAAAAGAAAAAGTAGACCTAGAAGAACGGCTTAAACTGCTCCTCGTTCCAAAAGATCCTAATGATGACAAAAACGTTATTCTAGAAATTCGCGGAGCAGCGGGTGGCGATGAAGCCGCTTTATTTGCAGGCGATTTATTCCGGATGTATAGCAAATATGCGGAGTCACGCGGTTGGAAAGTAGAAATAATGGACGCTAACCCGACCGGAATTGGCGGTTACAAAGAAATTATCGCGATGATGAACGGAAACGATGCCTTTTCTCGGATGAAATATGAAAATGGAGCCCATCGTGTACAACGTGTTCCAGAGACCGAATCAGGCGGTCGTATCCATACGTCAACAGCGACAGTGGCTATTTTGCCAGAAGCTGAAGAAGTAGAAATCGAGTTGCATGATAAAGATATCCGGACAGATACATTTGCTTCGACTGGTGCGGGTGGACAAAGTGTCAATACAACCATGTCAGCAGTGCGTTTGACACATATTCCAACTGGGATTGTTGTTTCGATGCAAGATGAGCGCTCACAGTTGAAAAATAAAGACAAAGCAATGAAAGTCTTACGTGCACGTGTTTATGATAAATTCGAACGCGAAGCCAGGGAAGAGTATGACGCTAACCGTAAATCAGCAGTTGGAACAGGCGATCGCTCTGAACGTATCCGCACATATAATTATCCGCAAAATCGTGTAACAGACCACCGCATTGGCTTAACCATTCAAAAACTAGATCAAATTATGGAAGGCAAACTCGATGAAATTATTGATGCGCTAATCCTGGAAGATCAAACAAGTAAGCTGGAACATTTAAATGACGCAAATTAG
- a CDS encoding homoserine dehydrogenase, whose protein sequence is MEAKLQVGVLGFGTVGSGVIHILEEHQEKISQVTGYHISVKKVLVRNLEKNRRYETKGFELTTNPSDVLDDPEIAVVVEVMGSITTAREYILQALKAGKHVVTANKDLIALHGDELVAVAQANKCDLFYEASVAGGIPILRTIVNSLAADKIQKVMGIVNGTTNFMLTKMTTEKKSYEEVLAEAQALGFAESDPTNDVDGIDAARKMVIMTRLAFGMNVDLDNVETSGIRGISPEDIEVAYQLGYKIKLVGTAEETNGMVNVNVGPVLLPKAHPLAGVNYENNAVFVTGAAVGETMFYGPGAGELPTATSVVSDLITVAKNSRLGTNGNAFNSYKHETKHTPKEQVFSKYYLRLTMDDKTGTFLKLTQIFAEAGVGFDKILQQPFDDFTATVVIVTHSTSQAQLEQAIARVKNEPEMQMLAKYSVVEG, encoded by the coding sequence GTGGAAGCAAAGTTACAAGTAGGTGTGTTAGGTTTTGGGACGGTAGGAAGCGGAGTTATTCATATATTAGAAGAACACCAAGAAAAAATTAGTCAAGTAACTGGCTACCATATTTCTGTGAAGAAAGTGTTAGTCCGTAACTTAGAAAAGAATCGCCGTTATGAAACAAAAGGTTTTGAACTAACCACCAATCCGTCTGATGTACTGGATGATCCAGAAATTGCTGTTGTTGTTGAGGTTATGGGCAGCATCACAACTGCGCGGGAATACATTTTGCAGGCCTTGAAAGCTGGAAAACATGTAGTAACTGCGAATAAAGATTTAATTGCGCTTCATGGGGACGAATTAGTGGCAGTTGCACAAGCTAACAAATGCGATTTATTTTACGAAGCGAGTGTTGCTGGTGGCATTCCGATTTTACGTACCATTGTAAACAGCCTAGCAGCGGATAAAATTCAAAAAGTAATGGGTATCGTCAACGGGACGACTAATTTCATGCTAACAAAAATGACGACAGAGAAAAAGTCCTATGAAGAAGTTTTAGCAGAAGCTCAAGCACTAGGTTTTGCGGAATCCGATCCAACAAATGATGTGGACGGTATTGATGCAGCGAGAAAAATGGTTATTATGACCCGTCTAGCATTTGGAATGAATGTAGATTTAGATAATGTGGAAACTAGTGGTATCCGCGGAATTTCCCCAGAAGATATTGAAGTAGCTTATCAACTAGGTTATAAAATCAAACTAGTTGGTACCGCAGAAGAAACAAATGGTATGGTCAACGTTAATGTTGGACCGGTATTATTACCAAAGGCGCATCCTCTTGCAGGTGTTAACTATGAAAACAATGCAGTATTCGTAACAGGAGCTGCTGTTGGAGAAACTATGTTTTATGGTCCAGGTGCCGGCGAACTACCAACTGCAACTAGTGTAGTTAGTGACTTAATTACCGTTGCTAAAAATAGTCGTCTAGGTACGAACGGAAATGCCTTCAATAGTTACAAACACGAAACAAAACATACTCCAAAAGAACAAGTTTTCTCTAAATATTATCTTCGTCTAACAATGGATGATAAAACAGGAACCTTCCTCAAGTTAACGCAAATTTTTGCGGAAGCTGGAGTAGGCTTTGATAAAATTTTACAACAACCTTTTGATGATTTTACAGCAACCGTTGTTATCGTTACGCATTCAACAAGCCAAGCACAATTAGAACAAGCAATAGCCAGAGTAAAAAATGAGCCAGAAATGCAAATGCTCGCAAAATATTCCGTTGTGGAGGGTTAA
- a CDS encoding L-threonylcarbamoyladenylate synthase — MQTIHWKINEQQSNKAVYEQAAELLRNGECVAFPTETVYGLGADATNHAAIQKIYAAKGRPSDNPLIVHIASRNQMDAFVASYPQKAMQLMENFWPGPLTVILPLKKDSLASNVSAGLSTVGVRMPENPVSLALIKEAAIPVAAPSANRSGKPSPTSASHVIEDLDGKVAGIIDGGETGVGVESTVIDCSREIPVILRPGGITKEQIEQVIGSVELATNDAKETEKPKAPGMKYTHYAPKAPVYLIEGSKEFWQKEINKAEAAHKKIGILATTELIEKLATNAIIQTTGSIKSMEEVATHLYKGLRAFDHADVDIIFAEVYPEIELGTAVMNRLEKAAGNRRISE, encoded by the coding sequence ATGCAAACCATCCATTGGAAAATAAATGAGCAACAATCAAATAAAGCTGTTTACGAGCAAGCAGCCGAACTACTGCGAAATGGTGAGTGTGTGGCTTTCCCAACCGAAACAGTTTACGGTCTAGGAGCAGATGCAACGAACCATGCAGCTATTCAAAAAATTTATGCAGCAAAAGGTCGTCCTTCTGATAACCCACTTATTGTCCACATTGCAAGTCGTAATCAGATGGATGCTTTTGTAGCAAGTTACCCACAAAAAGCCATGCAACTGATGGAAAATTTTTGGCCAGGACCATTAACAGTCATTCTGCCTTTAAAAAAAGATAGCTTAGCGAGCAATGTTTCGGCTGGGTTATCCACAGTAGGAGTTCGCATGCCCGAAAATCCTGTGAGTTTGGCATTAATTAAGGAAGCAGCTATCCCAGTTGCAGCACCGAGCGCCAATCGTTCTGGTAAACCAAGTCCGACAAGTGCAAGCCATGTAATAGAAGATTTAGATGGCAAAGTTGCTGGTATAATTGATGGAGGAGAAACAGGGGTAGGGGTTGAATCTACTGTGATTGATTGTTCTAGAGAAATTCCTGTAATACTTCGACCAGGAGGTATTACGAAAGAACAAATCGAGCAAGTCATTGGTTCAGTTGAGCTAGCTACCAATGACGCAAAAGAAACCGAAAAACCAAAAGCACCAGGAATGAAATACACACACTACGCCCCAAAAGCACCAGTTTACCTAATTGAAGGTTCAAAAGAGTTTTGGCAAAAAGAAATAAATAAAGCAGAAGCTGCACATAAAAAAATAGGAATACTAGCGACAACAGAACTTATAGAAAAATTAGCTACAAATGCTATTATCCAAACAACCGGAAGTATTAAGTCAATGGAAGAAGTCGCGACGCATCTTTATAAAGGACTACGAGCTTTTGATCATGCGGATGTGGATATTATTTTTGCAGAAGTTTATCCCGAAATAGAACTAGGTACTGCAGTAATGAACCGTTTGGAAAAAGCGGCAGGAAATCGGAGGATTAGCGAATGA
- the wecB gene encoding non-hydrolyzing UDP-N-acetylglucosamine 2-epimerase has product MAKIKVMSIFGTRPEAIKMAPLVLALEKEPETFESTVVITAQHREMLDQVLEIFQITPDIDLDIMKKGQTLADITSRVMNGINEVIAAENPDIVLVHGDTTTSFAAGLAAFYQQKILGHVEAGLRTWNKYSPFPEEMNRQLTGVLADMHFSPTKQAKENLLAEGKDPATIFVTGNTAIDALKTTVQEDYHHPILENLGENRLILMTAHRRENLGAPMQGMFEAVREIIESREDVELVYPMHLNPAVREKAIKIFGGHDRIHLIEPLDAIDFHNFLRKAYLVFTDSGGVQEEAPGMGVPVLVLRDTTERPEGIQAGTLKLVGTQKETLIKEALDLLDNQEHHDKMAKAANPYGDGFAASRILEAIKSQFNVTKRPDDFIS; this is encoded by the coding sequence TTGGCTAAGATTAAAGTGATGAGTATTTTTGGAACAAGACCAGAGGCAATTAAGATGGCGCCACTTGTTTTAGCATTAGAAAAAGAACCAGAAACATTTGAATCTACAGTAGTCATTACAGCGCAGCATCGGGAAATGCTAGACCAAGTACTTGAAATTTTTCAAATAACACCTGATATAGATTTAGATATAATGAAAAAAGGTCAGACGCTCGCAGATATTACTTCTCGTGTGATGAATGGCATTAATGAAGTAATTGCTGCTGAGAATCCAGATATCGTATTGGTTCATGGTGATACGACGACTAGTTTTGCTGCAGGATTAGCTGCATTTTATCAACAAAAAATACTTGGACATGTAGAAGCTGGTCTTAGAACATGGAATAAGTATTCACCGTTTCCAGAAGAAATGAATCGCCAATTAACTGGAGTTTTAGCAGATATGCATTTTTCTCCAACAAAACAAGCGAAAGAAAATTTGTTAGCAGAAGGAAAAGACCCAGCTACTATTTTTGTTACAGGTAATACGGCGATTGATGCACTAAAAACAACCGTTCAAGAAGATTACCATCATCCAATTCTGGAAAATCTTGGCGAAAATCGATTAATTTTAATGACGGCACATCGCAGGGAAAATCTTGGAGCTCCTATGCAAGGAATGTTCGAAGCTGTTCGGGAAATTATCGAAAGTCGTGAAGATGTGGAACTAGTATATCCGATGCATTTAAACCCAGCAGTAAGAGAGAAAGCAATTAAAATTTTTGGTGGACATGACCGAATTCATTTGATTGAACCACTAGATGCGATTGATTTTCATAACTTTTTACGCAAAGCTTATCTTGTATTTACTGATTCGGGTGGTGTACAAGAGGAGGCTCCTGGAATGGGCGTACCAGTATTAGTATTACGTGATACCACTGAACGACCAGAAGGAATCCAAGCTGGAACACTCAAACTAGTTGGGACGCAAAAAGAAACGCTGATAAAGGAAGCATTAGATTTACTTGATAACCAGGAACACCATGATAAAATGGCAAAAGCAGCTAATCCATATGGTGATGGTTTTGCAGCTAGTCGAATTTTAGAAGCAATCAAAAGTCAATTTAATGTAACGAAACGACCGGATGATTTTATTAGTTAA
- the prmC gene encoding peptide chain release factor N(5)-glutamine methyltransferase: MTQISQLLKNAETILLEKGLDQNAAEILLETRMGLSRSELWMEINRELEPNHEKQFQADFERYLAGEPVQYILKTAPFYGYDFLVTKDVLIPRPETEELVACAEAFLNKNPLPAVLDVCTGSGIIAIALKKAFPNIAMTATDISGPALAVAKKNALLLNADVRFVETDLLEAFKQNGEHFDMILANPPYISEAEKETMSDYVLKNEPELALFAENDGLAIYERFVADLKFVLNPSFWVGVEIGYTQGEKVKQLFQKSYPHSTVVIHKDINSRDRYVTCSNILI; the protein is encoded by the coding sequence ATGACGCAAATTAGTCAGCTGTTAAAAAATGCGGAAACGATTCTGCTTGAAAAAGGGTTAGACCAAAATGCTGCTGAAATTCTACTCGAAACGAGAATGGGGCTTTCTCGTTCAGAACTTTGGATGGAAATTAACCGAGAGCTTGAGCCAAATCATGAAAAACAATTTCAAGCGGATTTTGAACGATATTTAGCAGGTGAGCCAGTGCAATATATCTTAAAAACAGCACCTTTTTATGGTTATGATTTTTTAGTTACTAAAGATGTGCTTATTCCGCGCCCGGAAACAGAAGAATTGGTCGCTTGTGCGGAAGCTTTTTTAAATAAGAATCCTTTGCCAGCAGTGCTAGATGTCTGTACTGGTAGCGGAATTATTGCGATTGCGCTAAAGAAAGCATTTCCCAATATAGCAATGACTGCTACAGACATTTCAGGTCCAGCGCTTGCCGTTGCGAAAAAGAATGCCTTGTTGTTAAATGCGGATGTGCGTTTTGTGGAAACTGATTTGCTTGAAGCATTCAAACAAAATGGCGAGCACTTCGATATGATTTTAGCTAATCCTCCATATATTTCAGAAGCTGAAAAAGAAACAATGTCAGATTACGTTTTAAAAAATGAGCCGGAGCTTGCCCTTTTTGCAGAGAATGATGGTCTTGCAATCTATGAACGTTTTGTAGCTGACCTGAAATTTGTCTTAAATCCTTCTTTTTGGGTGGGGGTAGAAATAGGTTATACACAAGGGGAAAAAGTAAAACAGTTATTCCAAAAAAGTTATCCACATTCCACTGTGGTTATCCACAAAGATATAAATTCTAGAGATCGCTATGTAACATGTTCAAATATATTGATATAA
- the upp gene encoding uracil phosphoribosyltransferase, which yields MANVHVINHPLVQHKLTIIRDKNTGTKAFRELVDEVATLMAYEITRDMELEDTQVETPLQTTTAKTLTGKKLGVVPILRAGLGMQDGILKLIPAAKVGHVGLYRDHDTLEPVEYFVKLPSDVEERLFIVVDPMLATGGSAIMAIDCLKKRGARNMKFMCLVAAPEGVKALQEAHPDVEIYVAGLDEKLDENGYIRPGLGDAGDRLFGTK from the coding sequence ATGGCAAATGTACATGTTATAAATCACCCGTTAGTACAACACAAACTAACAATTATTCGAGATAAAAATACTGGAACAAAAGCATTCCGCGAACTTGTAGATGAAGTCGCAACACTGATGGCTTATGAAATCACAAGAGATATGGAGTTAGAAGATACTCAAGTAGAAACACCGCTTCAAACAACTACTGCAAAAACCCTTACTGGTAAAAAACTTGGTGTTGTGCCAATCCTTAGAGCAGGTCTAGGAATGCAAGATGGCATTTTAAAACTCATTCCAGCTGCAAAAGTAGGACATGTTGGTCTTTACCGCGACCATGACACACTTGAGCCAGTAGAATATTTTGTGAAATTACCTTCTGATGTAGAGGAACGTCTTTTTATCGTAGTAGATCCAATGCTTGCAACTGGGGGATCTGCAATCATGGCAATTGACTGCCTGAAAAAACGCGGTGCTCGCAATATGAAATTCATGTGTCTAGTAGCTGCTCCAGAAGGCGTTAAAGCTCTTCAAGAAGCTCATCCAGACGTAGAAATTTATGTAGCTGGCTTAGATGAGAAGCTAGACGAGAATGGTTATATCCGTCCAGGCTTAGGAGATGCTGGCGATAGGTTATTTGGAACTAAATAA